The following are encoded together in the Pseudoalteromonas ruthenica genome:
- a CDS encoding LytTR family DNA-binding domain-containing protein: MRPWSVLHGFVYRVRFVIFANLFGQWIDTMTWLQRWQQLSHPTLKLGVLWVALLFIFNLYCLFWRHYVGGARWDFIDSQLFWVKEWGALWGLSMAAIYALTRSQRVYKPLLLSCAVVSVLLLSYIRVSLDFDFYGPNWAGAVINLLPKYTFAVLLVMGAIYLSLVTKVKARDSVNGADIAPACLTVQHRGMEKTLAISDIQYVRAAGNYVEVVDADSRYLVRTTIKQLSEQLGAAPMIRVHRSYLINLHHVRELKPLENGKAQVLVGEDHWVPVSKTFKPALKQVLTQSTQPGISSQTQLFHHKVI, translated from the coding sequence ATGCGACCTTGGTCTGTGCTGCATGGCTTTGTTTATCGCGTTAGATTTGTTATTTTTGCCAATCTATTCGGACAATGGATTGACACCATGACTTGGCTGCAGCGCTGGCAACAGCTTAGCCACCCAACGCTGAAACTAGGCGTCTTATGGGTAGCCTTGCTTTTTATATTTAATCTCTATTGCTTGTTTTGGCGCCACTACGTGGGTGGTGCACGCTGGGACTTTATCGACTCACAGTTATTTTGGGTGAAAGAGTGGGGTGCTTTATGGGGGCTATCTATGGCAGCAATATATGCGCTAACACGTTCTCAGCGAGTGTATAAACCGCTGCTGTTGAGCTGTGCTGTGGTGAGTGTGTTGTTGCTAAGTTATATCCGAGTGTCGCTCGATTTCGATTTTTATGGTCCTAATTGGGCTGGCGCAGTCATTAATTTACTACCTAAGTACACCTTTGCAGTGCTTTTGGTGATGGGAGCCATTTACCTGAGCTTGGTAACCAAGGTGAAAGCACGCGACTCAGTTAACGGGGCCGATATCGCTCCTGCATGTCTCACAGTGCAGCATCGGGGCATGGAAAAAACGCTCGCTATCAGTGATATTCAGTATGTGCGCGCTGCAGGTAATTATGTTGAGGTTGTCGATGCTGATAGCCGTTACTTGGTGCGCACCACCATTAAACAACTGAGTGAGCAGCTAGGCGCGGCGCCTATGATACGCGTCCATCGCAGTTACCTGATTAACCTACACCATGTACGTGAGCTTAAGCCATTGGAAAATGGCAAAGCGCAGGTGTTAGTGGGTGAGGATCATTGGGTACCAGTGAGCAAAACTTTTAAACCAGCGCTGAAGCAAGTATTAACTCAAAGCACACAGCCAGGCATTTCGTCACAAACTCAGTTGTTTCATCACAAAGTTATTTAA